A single region of the Plantactinospora soyae genome encodes:
- a CDS encoding substrate-binding domain-containing protein, whose amino-acid sequence MNAKRLRGLLLVGVLAAGLAACSDGDGGSGGDNSYTIGVANFTLGGPYFSGMDKAIAAQAEKKGNVEILSTDANGDAAKLASNVEDLLSKNVDAVIISGGPLESAPAVLNAIKAAGKPVVLVDRKFATGEYTSWIGPDNEAIGRQNGEFLAQRLAGGGKVGIIKGGPADNSIGLARTNGVKAALQGKPGIALVEAPDFGNWSSDGGLTVMESLLATNADLTAVFCENDAMCLGAQRAVADAGKASQIVIAGVDGQAEALKAIMDGTNYLVTGLNDADIIGSMGLDRAVEILGGATVQKDTVVDSPRVTKENAAQFLKDGKF is encoded by the coding sequence ATGAACGCGAAGCGGCTCAGAGGTCTGTTACTCGTCGGCGTGCTCGCCGCCGGCCTGGCGGCCTGCTCGGACGGCGACGGCGGGTCCGGCGGCGACAACTCGTACACGATCGGTGTCGCCAACTTCACCCTCGGCGGCCCCTACTTCAGCGGCATGGACAAGGCCATCGCGGCCCAGGCCGAGAAGAAGGGAAACGTCGAGATCCTCAGCACCGACGCCAACGGCGACGCGGCGAAGCTGGCGTCCAACGTCGAGGACCTGCTCAGCAAGAACGTGGACGCGGTCATCATCTCGGGCGGTCCGCTGGAGTCCGCGCCGGCGGTGCTGAACGCGATCAAGGCGGCCGGCAAGCCGGTGGTGCTGGTGGACCGGAAGTTCGCCACCGGCGAGTACACGAGTTGGATCGGCCCGGACAACGAGGCGATCGGCCGACAGAACGGCGAGTTCCTGGCCCAGCGGCTGGCCGGCGGCGGCAAGGTCGGCATCATCAAGGGCGGCCCGGCGGACAACAGCATCGGGCTCGCCCGTACCAACGGGGTGAAGGCTGCCTTGCAGGGCAAGCCCGGGATCGCGCTGGTCGAGGCGCCGGACTTCGGCAACTGGAGTTCCGACGGCGGGCTGACCGTGATGGAGAGCCTGCTCGCCACCAACGCCGATCTGACGGCGGTGTTCTGCGAGAACGACGCGATGTGCCTGGGCGCGCAGCGCGCGGTGGCCGACGCCGGTAAGGCGTCCCAGATCGTCATCGCCGGTGTCGACGGGCAGGCCGAGGCCCTGAAAGCGATCATGGACGGCACCAACTACCTGGTCACCGGCCTGAACGACGCCGACATCATCGGCAGCATGGGCCTGGACCGGGCGGTCGAGATCCTGGGCGGCGCCACGGTGCAGAAGGACACCGTGGTCGACTCGCCCCGGGTCACCAAGGAGAACGCAGCGCAGTTCCTGAAGGACGGCAAGTTCTGA
- a CDS encoding ABC transporter permease encodes MDGPDDVDCDEPDDVDCDVPDDVDCDEPDDVDCDEPDDLDWTGRMTGQLTRTTPDPATEPIRRSRLTIAGRPVTVETAFIALVVVVLAVAALTSDAFLTQTNLTNLLKQMVTTGLLAFGMLVVILTGGIDLSVGSVVAFAGIVSAGLVSGLPLPLAMAVGIASGIAFGLVNGILVARFELAPFVVTLAALTTIRGLAFVYSEVPIAPENPDFFWLGSAMLGPIPLTTVIMAAVFLAGGVFLSRTPAGRAIIAIGGNAETVRLAGINVRRHVIGAYAISGACAGLAGVILASRVGIAQPSVGVAFELDAIAACVIGGASLAGGRGSARATLGGVLVLVLINNLLNLYDVQSFWQQVLKGIVIVVVIGVQRASRPRA; translated from the coding sequence TTGGACGGACCGGATGACGTCGACTGCGACGAGCCAGATGACGTCGACTGCGACGTGCCGGATGACGTCGACTGCGACGAGCCGGATGACGTCGACTGCGACGAGCCGGATGACCTCGATTGGACGGGCCGGATGACCGGACAGCTCACCAGAACGACGCCGGACCCGGCGACCGAGCCCATCCGACGGTCCCGGCTGACCATCGCGGGCCGGCCGGTGACGGTCGAGACCGCGTTCATCGCGCTGGTCGTGGTGGTTCTGGCGGTGGCGGCGCTGACCTCGGACGCCTTCCTGACCCAGACCAATCTCACCAACCTGCTCAAGCAGATGGTCACCACCGGGCTGCTGGCCTTCGGCATGCTGGTGGTGATCCTGACCGGCGGCATCGACCTGTCGGTCGGCTCGGTCGTCGCCTTCGCGGGCATCGTCTCCGCGGGCCTCGTCTCGGGCCTGCCACTGCCGTTGGCGATGGCGGTCGGGATCGCCAGTGGTATCGCGTTCGGACTGGTCAACGGCATCCTGGTCGCCCGGTTCGAGTTGGCGCCCTTCGTGGTCACCCTGGCGGCGCTGACCACCATCCGGGGGCTGGCCTTCGTCTACTCCGAGGTGCCCATCGCACCGGAGAATCCGGACTTCTTCTGGCTCGGCTCGGCGATGCTCGGCCCGATCCCACTCACCACCGTGATCATGGCGGCGGTGTTCCTGGCCGGCGGGGTGTTCCTGAGCCGTACGCCGGCCGGCCGGGCGATCATCGCGATCGGCGGCAACGCCGAGACCGTACGCCTGGCCGGCATCAACGTACGCCGGCACGTGATCGGGGCGTACGCGATCAGCGGAGCGTGCGCCGGCCTGGCCGGGGTGATCCTGGCCAGCCGGGTCGGCATCGCCCAGCCGAGTGTCGGGGTGGCGTTCGAACTCGACGCCATCGCCGCCTGTGTGATCGGTGGGGCGAGCCTGGCCGGTGGCCGGGGATCGGCCCGGGCCACTCTCGGCGGCGTGCTGGTACTGGTCCTGATCAACAACCTGCTCAACCTCTACGACGTGCAGAGCTTCTGGCAGCAGGTGCTCAAGGGCATCGTCATCGTCGTGGTCATCGGAGTGCAACGTGCGAGCCGGCCCCGGGCCTGA
- a CDS encoding sugar ABC transporter ATP-binding protein, protein MTLELRGVRKDFGGVRVLHGVDITGRPGEVLAIVGANGAGKSTLIKILAGALPMSGGELRLDGVPVEPRSPHDAHDLGIRTVYQELTLIGELSVTENLLLGNFPRRRTGLIDWPAAHARAGKLLAEIGFGAVDPRSIAGRLSVARQQMVEIAKALVSEPRVLVLDEPSAVLAGSDLDSLFGLIRRLRERGVLVIYVSHRLAEVLDLATSIVVMKDGRVIETTEPGRTSEDELIRLMAGRRLEQIYPDRRTGFGEPRLRVAGLSRPGEFTDVSFTIHAGEIVGMFGLVGSGRSELARCVFGAEPSSAGEVRVAEPGSADAAAADERSAGTDGPDGGPAPEAAAGAGPAQRHRSGAATFRTPAEAIAAGLALVTEDRKRTGLVPELTVRANIALTTLYSMTRAGLVDAARQRRAVDDLIDRLDIRPAHCGSMPVVRLSGGNQQKAVLAKWLLAGPRVLILDEPTRGVDMATRMSIYRMVDDLARDGLAVLLISSDLTEVLGATDRVLVMREGRITAELDADRTTEDEILGYAIGRTG, encoded by the coding sequence GTGACGCTGGAGCTGCGCGGCGTACGCAAGGACTTCGGCGGCGTACGGGTGCTGCACGGGGTGGACATCACCGGGCGGCCGGGTGAGGTGCTCGCCATCGTCGGCGCCAACGGGGCGGGCAAGTCCACACTGATCAAGATTCTGGCCGGGGCGCTGCCGATGAGCGGCGGCGAGCTGCGGCTGGACGGCGTACCGGTGGAACCGCGCTCGCCACACGACGCGCACGACCTGGGCATCCGTACCGTCTATCAGGAGCTGACGCTGATCGGCGAGCTGTCGGTGACCGAGAACCTGTTGCTGGGCAACTTCCCCCGCCGCCGTACCGGCCTGATCGACTGGCCGGCCGCACACGCCCGGGCCGGAAAGCTGCTGGCGGAGATCGGCTTCGGCGCGGTCGACCCCCGGTCGATCGCCGGCCGACTGTCGGTGGCCCGGCAGCAGATGGTCGAGATCGCGAAGGCGCTGGTCAGCGAACCCCGGGTACTGGTGCTTGACGAGCCGTCGGCCGTGCTCGCCGGCAGTGACCTGGACTCTCTGTTCGGCCTGATCCGGCGGCTGCGGGAGCGTGGCGTGCTGGTCATCTACGTCTCGCACCGGTTGGCCGAGGTGCTGGACCTGGCCACCTCGATCGTGGTGATGAAGGACGGCCGGGTGATCGAGACGACCGAACCCGGGCGGACCAGCGAGGACGAGCTGATCCGGCTGATGGCGGGCCGGCGGTTGGAACAGATCTATCCGGACCGGCGGACCGGGTTCGGCGAGCCACGGCTGCGGGTTGCCGGGCTTTCCCGGCCGGGTGAGTTCACCGACGTCTCGTTCACGATCCATGCCGGGGAGATCGTCGGGATGTTCGGCCTGGTCGGGTCGGGGCGCAGCGAGCTGGCCCGGTGCGTGTTCGGCGCCGAGCCGTCCTCGGCGGGCGAGGTGCGGGTCGCCGAGCCAGGAAGCGCGGACGCAGCGGCGGCGGACGAGCGGTCCGCCGGTACCGACGGACCGGACGGCGGCCCGGCACCGGAGGCGGCGGCCGGGGCCGGACCGGCGCAGCGCCACCGGTCCGGTGCGGCCACCTTCCGGACCCCGGCCGAGGCCATCGCCGCCGGGCTCGCGCTGGTCACCGAGGACCGCAAGCGCACCGGTCTGGTTCCCGAGCTGACGGTACGGGCCAACATCGCGTTGACCACGCTGTACTCGATGACCCGGGCCGGCCTGGTCGACGCGGCTCGGCAACGCCGGGCGGTCGACGACCTGATCGACCGGTTGGACATCCGGCCGGCGCACTGCGGCTCGATGCCGGTGGTACGGCTCAGTGGCGGCAACCAGCAGAAGGCCGTACTGGCGAAGTGGCTGCTGGCCGGCCCCCGGGTGCTGATCCTGGACGAGCCGACCCGGGGTGTGGACATGGCGACCCGGATGAGCATCTACCGGATGGTCGACGACCTCGCCCGGGACGGACTCGCGGTGCTGCTGATCTCCTCCGACCTGACCGAGGTGCTCGGGGCGACCGACCGGGTGCTGGTGATGCGCGAGGGTCGGATCACCGCCGAACTGGACGCCGACCGGACCACCGAGGACGAGATCCTCGGATACGCGATTGGACGGACCGGATGA
- a CDS encoding aldehyde dehydrogenase family protein: MSASDLVITVHNPGTGEPIGEIAATSPEGLLDAVGAAQLGQAAMAAMPAHERAGLLQRIAELIEGEQSELARLLAAENGKPLLQTRAEVAAAIRIFRGFAAEATRIFGRQTPLDAVPGLERHLAVTVREPLGVVAALVPFNYPVELYAHKAAAALAAGNAVLVQPPARCPLALVRIAELVELAGAPPYAHQLVPGGVQVSQALAELPGIAAVSLTGSTEAGREIARRGARTLKKVLLELGGNDALIVCADADIEAAARAVVLGRLARGNGQICCAVKRVYVQDPVYDDFVSALLAQTGKLSVGDQLLESTDVGPLIAESAAERVEAAVGRLVADGARLVAGGERRGAFVDPVVLVDVPARSGAFAEEIFGPVAPVARFADPAEAVRMANESPYGLQAAVFTRDISRAFRIARQLDVGTVVINGSTALRAENLPFGGTKDTGGNREGLHETLLDLTRQKTIVVMEAF, encoded by the coding sequence ATGTCCGCATCGGACCTGGTCATCACCGTCCACAATCCCGGCACCGGCGAGCCGATCGGTGAGATCGCCGCCACCAGCCCGGAAGGGCTCCTCGATGCGGTCGGGGCGGCCCAACTCGGCCAGGCGGCCATGGCGGCGATGCCGGCCCACGAGCGGGCCGGCCTGCTGCAGCGGATCGCCGAGCTGATCGAGGGAGAGCAGTCGGAACTGGCCCGGCTGCTCGCGGCCGAGAACGGCAAGCCACTGCTCCAGACCCGGGCCGAGGTAGCAGCGGCGATCCGGATCTTCCGGGGCTTCGCCGCCGAGGCGACCAGGATCTTCGGCCGGCAGACCCCGCTGGACGCCGTACCGGGACTGGAGCGGCACCTCGCGGTGACCGTACGCGAACCGCTCGGCGTCGTCGCGGCGCTCGTGCCGTTCAACTATCCGGTCGAGTTGTACGCGCACAAGGCCGCCGCCGCGCTCGCGGCCGGCAACGCCGTACTGGTCCAGCCACCGGCGCGCTGCCCGCTGGCACTGGTCCGGATCGCCGAGCTGGTGGAGCTGGCCGGCGCACCCCCGTACGCCCACCAGTTGGTGCCCGGCGGCGTGCAGGTCTCGCAGGCACTGGCGGAGCTGCCCGGTATCGCCGCCGTCAGCCTGACCGGCAGCACGGAGGCGGGCCGGGAGATCGCCCGCCGAGGCGCCCGGACGTTGAAGAAGGTCCTGCTCGAACTCGGCGGCAACGACGCGCTGATCGTCTGCGCCGACGCCGACATCGAGGCGGCGGCCCGGGCGGTCGTGCTGGGCCGGCTGGCCCGGGGTAACGGACAGATCTGCTGCGCGGTCAAGCGGGTCTACGTACAGGACCCCGTGTACGACGACTTCGTCTCCGCGCTGCTCGCCCAGACCGGGAAGCTCTCCGTCGGAGACCAGTTGCTGGAGTCGACCGACGTCGGGCCGCTGATCGCCGAGTCCGCGGCCGAGCGGGTCGAGGCGGCCGTCGGCCGGCTGGTCGCCGACGGTGCCCGGCTGGTGGCCGGTGGCGAACGCCGGGGCGCCTTCGTCGACCCGGTGGTGCTGGTGGACGTACCGGCCCGGAGCGGGGCGTTCGCCGAGGAGATCTTCGGACCGGTCGCCCCGGTCGCCAGGTTCGCCGACCCCGCCGAAGCGGTCCGGATGGCCAACGAGTCGCCGTACGGGCTCCAGGCCGCGGTCTTCACCCGGGACATCTCCCGGGCGTTCCGGATCGCCCGCCAACTCGACGTCGGCACAGTGGTGATCAACGGCTCGACCGCGCTGCGTGCCGAGAACCTGCCGTTCGGCGGTACCAAGGACACCGGCGGCAATCGCGAGGGGCTGCACGAAACGCTGCTCGACCTCACCCGGCAGAAGACCATCGTGGTGATGGAGGCGTTCTAG
- a CDS encoding aldo/keto reductase yields the protein MRYRTLGPTGLRVSELFLGATSFTARWGPGDPDEYQRMLGTYADVGGNVIDTALAYEESEEVVGALLTGQRDRFVLSTKYTAARDPADPNAAGNHRKNLRLSLETSLRRLRTDHIDLYWVQVWDRHTPVEETMRALDDAVRAGKILYTGFSNAPAWLVARANTLSEWRGWTPFAGIQVPYNLLDRDIERELLPMAHALGLSVAAWRPIAQGALAGLATRPLSPREQTVVSTVQAVAVELNATPAQVAIAWILARSRAIHPIIAATSADQLAESLGSTEVRLPEEAVTRLTAATDFTAGYPADFIAVGEHDPWLYGDTAPLVDPPRAAWPA from the coding sequence ATGCGGTACCGAACGCTGGGCCCCACCGGACTCCGAGTGTCAGAGCTGTTCCTGGGCGCCACGTCCTTCACCGCCCGCTGGGGACCGGGCGATCCCGACGAGTACCAGCGCATGCTCGGCACCTACGCCGACGTCGGCGGCAACGTCATCGACACCGCGCTGGCCTACGAGGAGAGCGAAGAGGTGGTGGGCGCCCTGCTGACAGGTCAACGCGACCGCTTCGTCCTGTCCACCAAGTACACGGCCGCACGTGACCCCGCCGACCCGAACGCGGCCGGCAACCACCGCAAGAACCTGCGGCTGTCTCTCGAAACGAGCCTACGACGGCTGCGCACCGACCACATCGACCTGTACTGGGTGCAGGTCTGGGACCGTCACACGCCCGTCGAGGAGACCATGCGGGCCCTCGACGACGCCGTGCGCGCCGGCAAGATCCTCTACACCGGGTTCTCCAACGCCCCAGCCTGGCTCGTCGCCCGGGCCAACACGCTCAGCGAATGGCGCGGCTGGACCCCGTTCGCCGGCATTCAGGTGCCCTACAACCTCTTGGACCGCGACATCGAGCGGGAGCTACTGCCCATGGCACACGCCCTCGGCCTCTCCGTCGCGGCCTGGCGCCCGATCGCCCAAGGCGCCCTGGCCGGCCTGGCGACCCGCCCGCTCAGCCCCCGCGAGCAGACCGTCGTCAGCACGGTGCAGGCCGTCGCCGTCGAACTGAACGCCACCCCGGCACAGGTAGCGATCGCCTGGATCCTGGCCCGTTCGCGGGCCATCCACCCCATCATCGCCGCAACGAGCGCGGACCAGCTCGCCGAAAGCCTCGGCTCGACCGAGGTACGGCTACCCGAGGAGGCGGTCACCCGGCTCACCGCAGCCACCGACTTCACGGCCGGCTATCCGGCAGACTTCATCGCCGTCGGCGAACACGACCCGTGGCTGTACGGCGACACCGCTCCGCTGGTAGATCCGCCGCGTGCCGCCTGGCCAGCCTGA
- a CDS encoding DoxX family protein, translating to MSTAYVVAAIITAVVLAFSARNILVRDPDVVAVLTRVGVTPALIPALALPKIAGAVGLLAGIVYRPLGLAAGIGVVLFFTGAVLAHLRVRDAKGALGPAVLALIGAAAPCLAIATV from the coding sequence ATGTCCACCGCGTACGTCGTCGCCGCGATCATCACGGCAGTTGTCCTCGCCTTCTCCGCCCGCAATATCCTGGTCCGCGATCCGGACGTGGTCGCCGTCCTGACCCGTGTCGGAGTCACGCCGGCGCTGATCCCGGCCCTGGCCCTACCCAAGATCGCCGGAGCGGTTGGTCTGCTCGCCGGCATCGTCTACCGCCCGCTCGGCCTCGCGGCCGGAATCGGCGTCGTGCTCTTCTTCACCGGCGCCGTCCTGGCCCACCTGCGCGTGCGGGATGCCAAGGGCGCGCTCGGCCCGGCCGTGCTGGCACTCATCGGCGCCGCCGCTCCCTGCCTCGCCATCGCCACTGTCTGA
- a CDS encoding TetR/AcrR family transcriptional regulator codes for MTSRGSGREQSPGRGSGKRQAILAGALSVFARDGYAGASIDAISARAGVSTRTIYNHFTDKADLFQQVLEHSSTNAAEAQIAIIDRYLRKVTDLEADLVDFGRAWVTPMPTHADHFTLVQRLGAESGPAVESATSAWRRAGPVRVRGELAGRLGELTDQGILTVDDPDRAALHLMLLVSAGLPTQPGAAPTQQEITEAVTAGVRTFLYGYRKQQP; via the coding sequence ATGACCAGCAGAGGTTCCGGCAGGGAGCAGTCGCCCGGCAGGGGCAGCGGCAAGCGTCAGGCGATCCTCGCCGGCGCGCTCAGCGTCTTCGCCCGCGACGGGTACGCGGGCGCGAGCATCGACGCGATCTCCGCCAGGGCGGGGGTCTCCACCCGCACCATCTACAACCACTTCACCGACAAGGCGGACCTCTTCCAGCAGGTGCTGGAGCACAGCTCGACGAACGCCGCCGAGGCGCAGATCGCGATCATCGACCGGTACCTGCGCAAGGTCACCGATCTCGAGGCCGACCTGGTCGACTTCGGCCGCGCCTGGGTCACCCCGATGCCCACGCACGCCGACCACTTCACGCTGGTCCAGCGGCTGGGGGCCGAGTCCGGGCCCGCGGTGGAGAGCGCGACCAGCGCCTGGCGGCGAGCCGGACCGGTACGCGTCCGCGGCGAACTGGCCGGCCGCCTCGGCGAGCTGACCGACCAGGGAATCCTGACCGTCGATGATCCCGATCGCGCGGCTCTGCACCTCATGCTGCTGGTGTCGGCCGGGTTACCCACCCAGCCCGGCGCGGCGCCCACTCAGCAGGAGATCACCGAGGCGGTCACCGCGGGCGTCCGCACCTTCCTGTACGGCTACCGCAAGCAGCAGCCCTGA